A single genomic interval of Daucus carota subsp. sativus chromosome 1, DH1 v3.0, whole genome shotgun sequence harbors:
- the LOC108217613 gene encoding uncharacterized protein LOC108217613 gives MAEFRETVRRYGLIDRRGIQFVTNDSRRCQVACEAGCPFYIWCSKDKNSDSCTIKTLVNSHLCTKPYRNKMASVKYLCDVFGERIRKNPQWMCKELAETIKKEMEIEVPRIKILRLRKMALEGVAESLKEHYSRVRDFGQEVLLSNPLNTVKISTTRLNEDDPVKFKRIYVCYFALKAGWKAGCRPLIGLDGCFLKTVTGGQLLSAVGRDGNNQMFPICYAVVESENTDSWRWFITLLKDDLDLGDGGGGFTVISDQQKGLENAVKELLPSVEHRFNTGVLKKCFWNIALSTHKVAYTKAMKEMEKHSKSAHAQLSAIDPKHWCKAFFATHSKVDNTDNNMSESFNSWIINERYMPLLTMLQEIQFKLMTRMRQKRDDMLASDLQICPKIKKYLDVLITESRKWNAAWDGERKFQVKQGTRCVTVDLERGNCDCRVYDLTGIPCQHAIAAIHSRRHNPTDYVSDYYKREKYLAAYKHSLEAMKGEEYWDFHGGEIMLPPDIPKRLRGRPKKLRRREAWEGGSRSQTAPSQGILLQRFSNKRVMHCSNCGDASHRLAKCPTRGKDSATTPTEATKKNETPTGAKRKATKEVRRQKFKPRKAQPGIVIREPEEGGQPQTQASQTGPVKDKGKAVEEEVPQSVWDILEEQGEDPTEEQGGEERLSFFTKIPKKKMPLMRGQETDEWEKSGKNYADFQEQLRGPTGYKAVFMPTPGHRRFQPPLSQQGGTPPVSTPPVNLLGGGTTTFNPSIESN, from the exons ATGGCTGAGTTCAGAGAGACAGTTAGAAGATATGGTTTAATTGACCGAAGGGGTATTCAATTTGTGACAAATGATAGCAGAAGATGTCAGGTTGCTTGTGAGGCTGGCTGTCCTTTCTACATTTGGTGTAGTAAGGACAAAAACAGTGATTCTTGTACTATAAAGACCTTAGTTAATAGTCATTTATGTACCAAGCCATATAGAAACAAGATGGCCTCTGTGAAGTACTTGTGTGATGTTTTCGGGGAGAGGATTAGGAAAAACCCCCAGTGGATGTGTAAGGAGCTTGCTGAGACAATAAAGAAGGAGATGGAAATTGAAGTTCCCAGGATAAAGATTCTTAGACTTAGGAAAATGGCACTTGAGGGAGTTGCAGAAAGTTTGAAAGAACACTACTCGAGGGTTAGAGATTTTGGCCAAGAAGTTCTGTTGAGTAATCCACTGAACACGGTGAAGATATCCACTACTAGGCTGAATGAAGATGACCCTGTGaaatttaaaagaatttatGTTTGCTATTTTGCTTTGAAAGCTGGTTGGAAGGCTGGATGTAGGCCTCTTATTGGGTTGGACGGATGCTTTTTAAAAACTGTAACTGGGGGTCAGCTACTGTCTGCTGTGGGGAGGGATGGGAACAATCAAATGTTCCCCATATGCTATGCTGTGGTTGAATCTGAAAACACAGATTCATGGAGATGGTTCATCACTCTACTGAAAGATGATCTTGACTTGGGTGATGGGGGGGGGGGCTTTACAGTCATTAGTGACCAACAGAAAGGCCTCGAAAATGCAGTGAAAGAACTTCTACCCTCTGTTGAACACAG GTTCAACACAGGAGTCTTAAAGAAATGCTTTTGGAACATTGCTCTTTCTACACACAAAGTGGCATATACCAAAGCAATGAAGGAGATGGAAAAGCACTCTAAATCTGCACATGCTCAACTCTCAGCAATTGATCCTAAGCATTGGTGTAAAGCATTTTTTGCTACACATTCGAAGGTGGATAATACAGACAATAACATGTCTGAGAGTTTCAATTCTTGGATTATAAATGAGAG ATATATGCCACTACTCACTATGCTTCAAGAAATTCAATTCAAGCTTATGACAAGAATGAGACAGAAGAGGGATGATATGCTTGCAAGTGACCTACAGATCTGTccaaaaatcaagaaatatcTTGATGTGCTTATCACAGAGTCAAGGAAGTGGAATGCTGCTTGGGATGGAGAAAGGAAATTTCAAGTAAAGCAAGGAACTAGATGTGTTACAGTTGATTTGGAGAGGGGAAACTGTGATTGCAGGGTCTATGATCTCACAGGCATTCCGTGTCAACATGCCATAGCAGCAATTCACTCAAGAAGACATAATCCAACTGATTATGTGTCTGACTACTACAAGAGGGAGAAGTATCTTGCAGCCTACAAGCACTCACTGGAGGCAATGAAAGGGGAAGAATATTGGGACTTCCATGGTGGGGAGATAATGCTGCCACCAGATATTCCCAAAAGGCTTCGAGGGAGGCCAAAAAAACTCAGAAGAAGAGAGGCTTGGGAAGGGGGTAGTAGAAGTCAGACTGCACCTTCACAAGGTATTTTGCTGCAGAGATTTTCTAACAAAAGGGTGATGCATTGTTCCAACTGTGGAGATGCAAGCCACAGACTAGCAAAATGCCCAACTAGGGGCAAGGACAGTGCAACAACACCAACTGAGGCAACCAAGAAAAATGAGACACCAACAGGGGCAAAAAGAAAGGCAACAAAGGAAGTAAGGAGGCAAAAATTCAAGCCAAGAAAAGCTCAGCCAGGGATTGTGATTAGGGAGCCAGAAGAAGGAGGGCAACCACAAACTCAAGCTTCACAAACTGGTCCAGTGAAGGATAAAGGTAAGGCAGTTGAAGAAGAAGTACCACAATCTGTATGGGATATTCTTGAAGAACAAGGTGAGGACCCAACTGAGGAGCAAGGTGGGGAGGAACGTCTATCTTTTTTCACAAAAATCCCCAAAAAGAAGATGCCATTGATGAGGGGTCAAGAGACAGATGAGTGGGAAAAAAGTGGCAAAAACTATGCAGACTTCCAGGAACAGCTAAGGGGACCAACTGGATACAAGGCTGTATTTATGCCGACACCGGGGCATAGGAGATTTCAACCACCATTGAGTCAACAGGGGGGGACACCACCGGTTTCAACCCCACCAGTGAATCTGCTGGGGGGGGGAACCACCACTTTCAACCCCTCCATTGAGTCGAACTAG